A stretch of DNA from Vibrio sp. ED004:
GGTTTATCGATATCACTGCGCTATTGATGATCTTCTTTGTACTGACTGGCGTGTGCTTACTGTTACCTAAGAAAAAGACGCTTAATACATCCATCAAATGGACGGTGTTTGGGTCTGCAATCTCACTTGTTATCTATTTTGTCACCGTGCCTTAACGCTTGATTCGATTGATGAATCGGGTGAAGAACGAACTTAGGGTTAAACGGATTTAAAAGGTTGTTAAAAATGAAAAAAATGAACTGGAGCAAGGCGCTTCTTGCTTTATCTCTTTTGCCAAGCCTAGGTATGGCACAAGCGATTCCTGATACGGCAAAACTGGATGTCAGCTTTGAGCTTCCAAAGATTGATACCTCTATGTATGCACGTCCTTATGTGGCGGTGTGGGTAGAGAATAGCGAACGAAAGTCAGTGAAAACCATCGAGCTTTGGGTCGGTAAAGACGAATGGCTTAAGGATCTGCGTAGCTGGTGGAGAAAGGTTGGCCGTTACGATCGTGAACTGGTGGATGCTGTGACGTCTGCAACACGTCCTGCTGGTCAGTACCGTTTCGTTTGGGATGGCAAGAGCGACAGCGGTGAAACGTTAGAACAAGGCGAGTACACGGTTCATATCGAAGTGGTTCGCGAACACGGTGGCCGTAACTACCTTCGCCAAAAAGTATCACTCACAGATTCAAACGCATCTTACGAATTAAAAGCAACGGAAGAGACGGGTGACATCACCCTGAACTACATCGCTAAGTAAGTGCGAACAGTAACTAGTAAGTACGAACTAAAACCAAGCTGAACAGAATAGACAGTGGTCATCGTAGGCTCAGATAGAGCGACACGGCTAACAATTATAAATAATGGAATTGAACATGATGAAACAGACAAAAATCAAAGCACTTGCTCTAGCGGGTGTGATGGCATTCGGCCTAGCAGCAACGACAACGGCACAAGCTCACCCACGTTGGATTTTGCCATCTCACTTCACTGTATCTAAAGAAGGAGGTGATTGGCTAACGTTCGACGTTACTGCGTCTCACGGTACGTTTGTTTTTGATAAGCCTGCTGGCAGCGAAAATGCGAATGTCATCATGCCTGATGGTCGCAGCGAGCGTCCTAACTTTGTTATTCGTGGCAAGCGTCGTTCAATCTTCGACTTCTATTTTGAAGAAGAAGGTACACACAAAGTGGCGATCAACAACCAGCCGTCTTACTACACGCAATACAAAGCGGGTCGCCGTGACACTGTGAAATGGATTAAAGCAAACAAAG
This window harbors:
- a CDS encoding DUF2271 domain-containing protein, with the protein product MKKMNWSKALLALSLLPSLGMAQAIPDTAKLDVSFELPKIDTSMYARPYVAVWVENSERKSVKTIELWVGKDEWLKDLRSWWRKVGRYDRELVDAVTSATRPAGQYRFVWDGKSDSGETLEQGEYTVHIEVVREHGGRNYLRQKVSLTDSNASYELKATEETGDITLNYIAK